One window from the genome of Aliidongia dinghuensis encodes:
- a CDS encoding tartrate dehydrogenase, producing MREYTIAAIPADGIGPEVIAAGTTVLKALEQRLGEAKFNVTTFDWGSDYYKKHGVMMPADGLKTLKPFDAIYFGAVGAPDVPDHVTLWGLRLPICQGFDQYANVRPTRILPGVTSPLRHVGEGDLDWVIVRENSEGEYAGHGGRAHRGLPEEVATEVAIFTRVGVTRIMRYAFKLAQARPRKLLTVVTKSNAQRHGMVMWDEIAAEVSQEFPDVTWDKMLVDAMTVRMTLKPQSLDTIVATNLHADILSDLAGALAGSLGVAPTGNIDPERRFPSMFEPIHGSAFDITGKGIANPVASFWTAAQMLDHLGEAEASARLMRAVERVCAAGILTPDVGGTATTAEVTAAVVDAIHSSNV from the coding sequence ATGCGCGAATACACGATTGCAGCCATCCCCGCCGACGGCATCGGCCCCGAGGTCATCGCCGCCGGCACCACGGTCTTGAAGGCCCTCGAGCAGCGGCTGGGCGAGGCGAAGTTCAATGTCACGACCTTCGACTGGGGATCGGACTACTACAAGAAGCACGGCGTCATGATGCCGGCGGACGGGCTTAAGACGCTGAAGCCGTTCGACGCGATCTACTTCGGCGCCGTGGGTGCGCCCGACGTGCCGGACCATGTGACGCTCTGGGGGTTGCGCCTGCCGATCTGCCAGGGCTTCGACCAATATGCCAACGTGCGGCCGACCCGGATCCTGCCGGGCGTCACCTCGCCCCTGCGCCATGTCGGCGAGGGTGACCTCGACTGGGTGATCGTCCGCGAGAATTCGGAGGGCGAGTATGCCGGCCACGGCGGGCGCGCCCATCGCGGCCTGCCGGAAGAGGTCGCGACCGAGGTTGCGATCTTCACCCGCGTCGGCGTCACCCGCATCATGCGCTACGCCTTCAAGCTGGCGCAGGCCCGGCCGCGCAAGCTGCTGACCGTCGTGACCAAGTCCAATGCCCAGCGGCACGGCATGGTGATGTGGGACGAGATCGCGGCCGAGGTATCTCAGGAATTCCCGGACGTCACCTGGGACAAGATGCTGGTCGACGCCATGACCGTGCGCATGACGCTGAAGCCGCAGAGCCTGGACACGATCGTCGCCACCAACCTGCATGCCGACATCCTGTCGGATCTCGCTGGCGCGCTTGCCGGCAGCCTGGGGGTGGCACCGACCGGCAACATCGACCCGGAACGCCGCTTCCCGTCGATGTTCGAGCCAATCCATGGCTCGGCCTTCGATATTACCGGCAAGGGCATCGCCAACCCGGTCGCCTCGTTCTGGACCGCGGCGCAGATGCTCGACCACCTGGGCGAGGCCGAGGCGTCGGCACGCTTGATGCGCGCTGTCGAGCGGGTGTGCGCCGCCGGCATCCTGACCCCTGACGTCGGCGGCACCGCCACGACGGCCGAGGTGACGGCTGCCGTCGTGGATGCCATCCACAGCTCGAACGTCTGA
- a CDS encoding glycerate kinase type-2 family protein has protein sequence MGGPWDDATARAALRRIFDAAVASADAGAAVLRHLPEKPRGRCVVVGAGKASAAMAAALDAAWRDVDLTGVVVTREGHAVPAGRIEIIEASHPVPDDRSERAARSILDAVGGLGPDDLVVALISGGGSALMTLPAGRMTLADKQAVNRALLASGATIAEMNTVRKHLSGIKGGHLAAAARPARLVTLVISDVPGDDPAAIASGPTVPDPSTLADVREIVARYAIDLPPAACAVLEEGRETPKPGERASDVRLIAAPQLALAAAADAARCEGLTPLVLGDALEGESRELGTVMAGIARSVRTNGLPVAGPAVILSGGETTVTIGRGPAGRGGRNTEFLLGFAVAMAGEAGVWAIAGDSDGIDGTEDAAGAIVTPDTLHRGRAAGLDARALLAGHDSYSFFRAVGDLVVTGPTLTNVNDIRAVLVT, from the coding sequence ATGGGCGGACCCTGGGACGATGCGACGGCGCGGGCGGCGTTGCGGCGGATCTTCGATGCGGCCGTGGCGAGCGCCGATGCGGGTGCCGCGGTGCTGCGCCATTTGCCTGAAAAGCCCAGGGGACGCTGCGTCGTGGTCGGGGCCGGCAAGGCCTCGGCGGCGATGGCGGCAGCGCTCGACGCCGCCTGGCGCGACGTGGACCTCACGGGCGTGGTCGTCACCCGCGAGGGCCACGCCGTGCCGGCGGGGCGAATCGAGATCATCGAGGCGTCCCACCCGGTGCCTGATGACCGGAGCGAACGGGCGGCGCGAAGCATCCTCGATGCCGTCGGCGGCCTCGGTCCCGATGACCTGGTGGTGGCGCTCATCTCCGGCGGCGGCTCCGCACTCATGACCCTGCCGGCCGGCCGCATGACGCTCGCCGACAAGCAGGCCGTCAATCGCGCACTGCTGGCCAGCGGTGCGACCATCGCGGAGATGAACACGGTGCGCAAGCACCTGTCGGGGATCAAGGGCGGGCACCTCGCCGCCGCGGCGCGGCCGGCTCGCCTGGTCACGCTGGTGATCAGCGATGTGCCGGGAGACGATCCGGCGGCGATCGCTTCCGGGCCGACCGTGCCTGATCCAAGCACGCTCGCCGACGTGCGGGAGATCGTCGCGCGCTATGCCATCGACCTGCCGCCCGCGGCCTGCGCCGTGCTTGAGGAGGGGCGCGAGACGCCGAAGCCGGGTGAGCGCGCGAGTGACGTCCGGTTGATCGCCGCACCCCAGCTGGCACTTGCCGCGGCGGCCGATGCCGCGCGGTGCGAGGGGCTGACGCCGCTCGTCCTGGGCGACGCGCTCGAAGGGGAAAGCCGGGAGCTCGGCACGGTCATGGCCGGCATCGCCCGGTCGGTCCGGACCAACGGCCTGCCCGTTGCCGGCCCCGCGGTCATCCTGTCCGGCGGGGAGACGACGGTGACCATTGGTCGTGGCCCCGCGGGGCGCGGCGGCCGCAACACGGAATTCCTGCTGGGCTTCGCCGTGGCGATGGCGGGCGAGGCGGGCGTCTGGGCCATCGCAGGCGACAGCGACGGGATCGACGGGACCGAGGATGCGGCCGGCGCCATCGTCACGCCGGACACTCTGCATCGCGGCCGGGCGGCCGGCCTCGATGCTCGCGCCTTGCTGGCAGGGCACGACAGCTATAGTTTCTTCCGCGCCGTCGGTGACCTCGTCGTCACCGGCCCGACGCTCACCAACGTGAACGACATCCGCGCCGTGCTGGTCACCTGA
- a CDS encoding LysR substrate-binding domain-containing protein produces the protein MDLHQLRCFVAVAEELHFGRAAQRLGMLPSALGRHIRLLEEDLGSRLLARTTRNVALTEDGATLLDEARALLLQADDLAARFRAQGRQQTALLRVGAIDSAAAGLLPLLLHDFRERHPEIVVQLVEDKTIRLLPRLLSGRLDLAFVRPPESPDKRLEFLFLFHETVVVAVPARHPLARRDRLAIADLADQPLIVPERRSRPHSHDLTVKLFAEAGLQPRIAQLAEEKQTIINLVGAGLGAAIVPKWTARMATESVRFIPLDAQGAGGRDRLPLAAAWLHDARDAVRDRMLATLRAGLAAYAEQA, from the coding sequence ATGGACTTGCACCAGCTCCGCTGCTTCGTCGCGGTGGCGGAGGAACTGCATTTCGGGCGTGCGGCGCAGCGGCTTGGCATGCTGCCGTCGGCGCTCGGGCGCCACATCCGCCTACTGGAAGAGGATCTGGGTTCCCGTCTCCTGGCACGGACCACGCGGAACGTGGCACTGACCGAGGACGGTGCAACGCTGCTCGATGAGGCGCGGGCATTGCTGCTTCAGGCCGACGACCTTGCGGCACGCTTCCGCGCGCAGGGGCGCCAGCAAACGGCGCTGCTCCGGGTCGGCGCCATCGACAGTGCGGCGGCCGGCTTGCTGCCGCTGCTGCTGCACGATTTCCGCGAACGCCATCCCGAGATCGTCGTGCAGCTGGTGGAGGACAAGACGATCCGCCTTCTGCCGCGCCTGTTGTCCGGGCGGCTCGACCTCGCGTTCGTCCGTCCGCCGGAGAGCCCCGACAAGCGGCTCGAATTCCTGTTCCTGTTCCACGAGACGGTCGTCGTGGCCGTGCCGGCCCGGCATCCGCTGGCGCGCCGCGACCGGCTCGCGATCGCGGATCTGGCCGATCAGCCGCTCATCGTGCCCGAGCGGCGGTCACGGCCGCACAGCCACGACCTGACCGTCAAGCTGTTCGCCGAAGCGGGGCTGCAGCCGCGCATCGCGCAGCTGGCCGAGGAGAAGCAGACGATCATCAACCTGGTCGGCGCCGGGCTGGGGGCGGCGATCGTGCCGAAATGGACCGCGCGCATGGCGACGGAGAGCGTGCGCTTCATCCCGCTGGATGCGCAGGGTGCCGGCGGTCGAGACCGCCTGCCGCTGGCGGCGGCCTGGCTGCACGACGCGCGCGACGCGGTCCGCGACCGGATGCTGGCCACGCTGCGCGCCGGCCTCGCCGCCTATGCCGAGCAGGCTTGA
- a CDS encoding MFS transporter — MDGTLELRVLRKITLRIVPFIMLLYFIAFIDRVNIGFAALTMNKELGFSPTVFGFGAGIFFLGYFLFEVPSNLILDKVGARIWIARVMITWGLVSGTMAFVQGSTGFYVLRFLLGAAEAGFFPGIILYLSYWFPPRRRAAVTALFMAAAPLSTALGSPVSGALLELHGLLGLAGWQWMFLAEAAPAVILGVVVLFYMTDRPEKATWLADEERAWLVNTMNAERASKAATASHSVWRGLADGRVLALSLVYFGTSAGLYTLGIWSPMIIKQFGLTSLQVGFLNAIPAIVAVLAMVLWARHSDRTGERTWHVVAACLLASVGLVWAGSAATVVPVLLALTLVNIGISAAKPPLWSMPTIFLSGPAAAAGIATINSIGNLGGFVGPAMIGWIKDLTGSFVYGLYFVAVLPALSAILTLALSRAHRKRRVAEPVTRH; from the coding sequence ATGGACGGCACGCTCGAGCTGCGCGTATTGCGCAAGATTACGCTGCGCATCGTTCCTTTCATCATGCTGCTGTATTTCATCGCGTTCATCGATCGCGTGAATATCGGCTTTGCAGCACTGACGATGAACAAGGAGCTGGGATTCTCGCCGACGGTCTTCGGGTTCGGCGCCGGGATCTTCTTCCTCGGCTATTTCCTGTTCGAGGTTCCGTCCAACCTGATCCTCGACAAGGTCGGCGCCCGGATCTGGATCGCCCGGGTCATGATCACCTGGGGCCTGGTGTCGGGCACCATGGCATTCGTTCAGGGCAGCACCGGCTTCTATGTTCTGCGCTTCCTGCTGGGCGCCGCGGAAGCGGGCTTCTTTCCCGGCATCATCCTCTATCTCAGCTACTGGTTTCCGCCGCGCCGCCGCGCCGCCGTCACGGCGCTCTTCATGGCGGCGGCACCGTTGTCGACGGCACTCGGCTCGCCCGTCTCCGGGGCGCTGCTGGAGCTGCATGGTCTCTTGGGCCTCGCCGGCTGGCAGTGGATGTTCCTGGCCGAGGCGGCACCGGCTGTCATCCTGGGCGTCGTCGTCCTGTTCTACATGACCGATCGTCCGGAGAAGGCGACATGGCTCGCCGACGAGGAGCGTGCCTGGCTGGTCAATACCATGAACGCCGAGCGGGCGAGCAAGGCGGCGACCGCGAGCCACAGTGTCTGGCGCGGCTTGGCGGACGGTCGCGTGCTGGCCTTGTCGCTGGTGTATTTCGGCACCTCGGCCGGCCTCTACACGCTCGGCATCTGGTCGCCGATGATCATCAAGCAATTCGGCCTGACGTCGCTCCAGGTGGGATTCCTGAACGCGATCCCGGCCATCGTCGCGGTGCTCGCCATGGTGCTGTGGGCCCGCCATTCGGACCGCACCGGCGAACGGACCTGGCACGTGGTCGCGGCCTGCCTGCTCGCCTCCGTCGGCCTGGTATGGGCCGGGTCTGCTGCCACGGTGGTCCCGGTGCTGCTGGCGCTGACACTCGTCAACATCGGCATCAGCGCGGCCAAGCCGCCGCTCTGGAGCATGCCGACGATCTTCCTGTCGGGCCCGGCGGCCGCGGCCGGCATCGCCACCATCAACTCCATCGGCAATCTCGGCGGCTTCGTCGGCCCCGCCATGATCGGCTGGATCAAGGACCTGACCGGCAGCTTCGTCTACGGGCTCTATTTCGTCGCCGTCTTGCCGGCACTCTCTGCCATCCTGACGCTCGCCCTGTCACGCGCCCACCGGAAGCGGCGCGTCGCCGAACCCGTCACCCGACATTGA